In a single window of the Sediminicoccus sp. KRV36 genome:
- a CDS encoding energy transducer TonB yields the protein MRPRTRFGARRRVAARREPQPPSWRPSPPRARWRAPEPTRPIFGFPGFWLGSIAAHLLIAALFFFWPEPRQRPPEQMPPPSFDIVFESGQPEQPMAEPVDGIETPPQPPTPPNQAEVPPPPNAPPVPSQPALPPIQQALPLPPPPSPIPPPPAPLPPMAQPQPPPVPQPPRPEQPAVAQAPLPPLPGAVELFTPPTELRIPDRLAESLPPPPPPTPPAPPQRQPSPPQQQAQRPQQAQPNLPGIWAPGGVQLGRPAAPPAGRPQARGTDTTVDPRFLEGRPRTDPSVRVTGAQVGADWRAAFRRWLDQNLSYPQRAIALGEDGTVRVIVTAAPDGTVRNVRLAGPSTSPSLNFGTTFPFQGARLPAFPPGSDPNGVTIELTVNYLLIRR from the coding sequence TTGCGTCCCCGCACGCGCTTCGGCGCGCGGCGGCGCGTGGCCGCGCGCCGGGAACCCCAACCCCCCAGCTGGCGCCCAAGCCCGCCGCGCGCGCGCTGGCGTGCGCCCGAGCCGACCAGGCCGATCTTCGGATTTCCGGGCTTCTGGCTGGGGTCCATCGCGGCGCATCTGCTGATCGCGGCGCTGTTCTTCTTCTGGCCGGAGCCGCGGCAGCGCCCCCCCGAGCAAATGCCCCCGCCAAGCTTCGATATCGTCTTCGAGAGCGGCCAGCCGGAACAGCCCATGGCCGAGCCGGTGGACGGCATCGAAACCCCGCCGCAGCCGCCCACCCCGCCCAATCAGGCGGAGGTGCCGCCCCCGCCGAATGCCCCCCCGGTGCCCTCGCAGCCGGCCCTGCCGCCGATCCAGCAGGCCTTGCCGCTGCCGCCGCCCCCCTCGCCAATCCCGCCGCCGCCGGCCCCCTTGCCCCCGATGGCGCAGCCCCAGCCGCCGCCCGTTCCGCAGCCGCCCCGTCCTGAGCAACCGGCCGTCGCGCAGGCGCCTTTGCCGCCCTTGCCGGGTGCCGTGGAGCTTTTCACCCCGCCCACGGAATTGCGCATTCCGGACCGGCTGGCCGAAAGCCTGCCGCCGCCGCCCCCGCCAACGCCGCCCGCGCCACCGCAGCGCCAACCCAGCCCGCCACAGCAACAGGCCCAGCGCCCGCAGCAGGCCCAGCCCAATCTGCCCGGAATCTGGGCGCCTGGCGGCGTGCAGCTGGGCCGCCCCGCCGCCCCCCCGGCCGGCCGGCCCCAGGCGCGCGGCACCGACACGACGGTGGATCCGCGCTTCCTGGAGGGCAGGCCGCGCACCGACCCTTCGGTCCGGGTCACGGGCGCCCAGGTCGGCGCCGATTGGCGGGCGGCCTTCCGCCGCTGGCTGGACCAGAATCTGAGCTACCCGCAGCGCGCCATCGCACTGGGCGAGGATGGCACGGTGCGCGTGATCGTGACGGCGGCGCCGGATGGCACGGTGCGCAATGTGCGCCTGGCCGGGCCTTCCACCTCGCCCTCGCTGAATTTCGGGACGACCTTTCCCTTCCAGGGCGCCCGGCTGCCTGCCTTCCCACCCGGATCGGACCCGAATGGGGTCACGAT
- a CDS encoding PQQ-dependent sugar dehydrogenase: MRITRRPLLTSFLAAPGLAAAQAAGDVFQSEKGAFRLRTLTAELENPWGGGFLPDGRLLVSERPGRARLMSPDGRLSPPLAGLPEVVAEGQGGLLDLQPAPDFATSAEIFFTAATWVEGGVLTRLSCARLTPRGIEGVRPVLDAAPAQPRGRLHYGGRLAFSPDGAHLFLTTGERNENRERAQKLNDLAGKVIRLTRQGEIPRDNPFFGREGLRGEIFTYGHRNPQGIAFNPATGGLLVAELGPRGGDELNLIQPGRNFGWPEVSYGREYSGRQIAGGRTSGPGITEPLRHWAPSVSPSGIQFAPVHAQPLWRGALYVACLNTPGLLRLQMDGDRVVSEERLLWGRARLRQVLFAPDGGLLLLTDESRGRVLRLDAA; this comes from the coding sequence ATGCGCATCACCCGCCGCCCTCTCCTGACCAGCTTCCTCGCGGCCCCCGGCCTTGCCGCGGCGCAAGCCGCCGGGGACGTGTTTCAAAGCGAGAAAGGCGCGTTCCGGCTGCGCACCCTGACCGCCGAGCTGGAGAATCCCTGGGGCGGCGGCTTCCTGCCGGATGGCCGCCTGCTGGTGAGCGAGAGGCCGGGCCGGGCGCGGCTGATGTCCCCCGATGGCAGGCTCTCCCCACCCCTGGCCGGGCTGCCGGAGGTGGTGGCAGAGGGCCAGGGCGGGCTGCTCGACCTGCAGCCCGCGCCCGATTTCGCCACCAGCGCCGAAATCTTCTTCACCGCTGCCACATGGGTGGAAGGCGGCGTGCTGACGCGACTGTCCTGCGCGCGCCTCACGCCCCGCGGGATCGAAGGGGTGCGCCCCGTGCTGGATGCCGCACCCGCCCAGCCGCGCGGCCGGCTGCATTATGGCGGGCGCCTCGCTTTCTCGCCCGATGGCGCGCATCTCTTTCTGACCACGGGCGAGCGCAATGAAAACCGCGAACGCGCGCAGAAGCTGAACGACCTGGCCGGCAAGGTGATCCGCCTGACGCGCCAGGGAGAAATCCCGCGCGACAACCCCTTCTTCGGGCGCGAGGGGCTGCGCGGGGAGATCTTCACCTATGGCCATCGCAACCCGCAGGGCATCGCCTTCAACCCGGCGACGGGCGGGCTCCTCGTCGCGGAATTGGGCCCGCGCGGCGGCGATGAGCTGAACCTGATCCAGCCCGGCCGGAATTTCGGCTGGCCCGAAGTGTCCTATGGGCGCGAATATTCCGGCCGGCAGATCGCCGGCGGCCGCACCTCCGGCCCCGGAATCACCGAGCCCCTGCGCCACTGGGCCCCTTCGGTCAGCCCCTCGGGCATCCAGTTCGCCCCGGTCCATGCCCAGCCGCTGTGGCGTGGGGCGCTTTATGTCGCCTGCCTGAACACGCCCGGCCTGCTTCGCCTGCAAATGGACGGTGATCGGGTGGTGAGCGAGGAACGGCTGCTCTGGGGGCGCGCCCGGCTGCGCCAGGTGCTGTTCGCGCCCGATGGGGGATTGCTGCTGCTGACCGATGAATCGCGCGGGCGGGTGCTGCGGCTGGATGCGGCCTGA
- a CDS encoding DUF4743 domain-containing protein translates to MSKPLSRHIEACNNAPSPAHLLPFHFGAQQVGWVSPELARALTFLPRDFHFEGRGVAMAGRLRSAGQRSDALASAAQSLARQGFGRLRGELFDIRAAAEGPVLGTLDRGMIPQFGVIGQGVHLNGLVRRADGLHIWVGVRARNKAVAPGALDNLVAGGIPAGLSAEETLLKEAEEEASLPPELAAQAKRTGRLSYIFTGEEGLRRDVLHVFDLDLPESFTPEPHDDEVERFELWPAPRLLEALRETESIKFNVNLVLMDLFLREGLIDPAGAEGRALREGLNQGP, encoded by the coding sequence ATGAGCAAACCCCTCTCCCGCCATATCGAGGCCTGCAACAATGCGCCCTCCCCCGCGCACCTCCTGCCGTTCCACTTCGGCGCGCAGCAGGTGGGCTGGGTCTCGCCCGAGCTTGCCCGGGCGCTGACCTTCCTGCCGCGCGATTTCCATTTCGAGGGCCGCGGCGTGGCCATGGCCGGACGGCTGCGCAGCGCGGGCCAGCGCAGCGATGCACTGGCCTCCGCCGCGCAGAGCCTGGCGCGGCAGGGCTTCGGCCGCCTGCGCGGCGAGTTGTTCGATATCCGCGCAGCGGCGGAAGGGCCGGTGCTGGGCACGCTGGACCGCGGGATGATTCCGCAATTCGGGGTGATCGGCCAGGGTGTCCATCTGAACGGCCTGGTGCGCCGCGCCGATGGGCTGCACATCTGGGTCGGGGTGCGGGCACGCAACAAGGCGGTGGCGCCGGGCGCGCTGGATAACCTGGTCGCCGGCGGCATACCGGCCGGGCTCTCCGCCGAGGAGACCCTGTTGAAGGAGGCGGAGGAAGAAGCCTCCCTGCCGCCCGAACTGGCCGCCCAGGCGAAGCGGACCGGCCGCCTCTCCTACATTTTCACGGGCGAGGAAGGCCTGCGGCGGGATGTGCTGCACGTCTTCGACCTCGATCTGCCCGAGAGCTTCACGCCCGAGCCCCATGATGACGAGGTGGAGCGCTTCGAGCTCTGGCCGGCGCCGCGCCTGCTGGAGGCGCTGCGGGAGACTGAAAGCATCAAGTTCAACGTCAACCTGGTGCTGATGGACCTGTTCCTGCGGGAGGGGCTGATTGACCCCGCGGGTGCCGAAGGCCGCGCCCTGCGGGAGGGGCTGAACCAGGGTCCGTGA
- a CDS encoding ABC transporter ATP-binding protein/permease, whose translation MTGMSAKTTNHGRTLRTILPYLWPEGEDGLKIRVVIAVVCLVAAKAANVLVPIAYARAVDALAPKAGVGAMLAIPVALVIGYGLLRVMSSALAELRNAVFAKVQARAARRVALSVFEHMHALSMRFHMDRSTGGLSRVIERGTRGIAIVLNFMLFNILPTIVEIFLVAAILWWFFALSFALTVLITIGGYIAFTLIFTNWRLAFRRVMNDTDQEANTKAVDSLLNYETVKYFNNERHEARRYDESLTRYEAAYVRSETTLNMLNAGQAAIMAAGLTIVMLLAGRGIAGGTMSVGDFVMVNAYLIQLYLPLNILGFAYREIKQGLTDMEEMFLLLDVPREIADAPNAAPLVVASGAVAFRDVHFAYRPDREILKGISFEVPPGRMLAIVGPTGAGKSTISRLLFRFYDVTGGAVLIDGQDLRQVTQDSLRQAIGVVPQDTVLFNDTIRYNIAYGRPDATEEEVVQAAKLAQVHDFVLKLPDGYKTRVGERGLKLSGGEKQRVAIARTILKNPRILILDEATSALDTRTEQEIQASLRDVSRGRTTLVIAHRLSTVVEADEIMVLEDGRIAERGTHGALIAADGLYAEMWRRQSEAVAAAEAAALAQAQAQFGSGLSARKAEEGARG comes from the coding sequence ATGACAGGAATGAGCGCGAAAACCACGAATCACGGCCGGACCCTGCGGACCATCCTCCCCTACCTCTGGCCGGAGGGGGAGGACGGGCTGAAGATCCGCGTGGTGATCGCGGTGGTCTGCCTGGTCGCGGCCAAGGCGGCCAATGTGCTGGTGCCGATTGCCTATGCGCGGGCGGTGGATGCGCTGGCGCCCAAGGCCGGCGTGGGAGCCATGCTGGCCATCCCCGTAGCGCTGGTCATCGGCTACGGGCTGCTGCGCGTCATGTCCTCGGCCCTGGCGGAACTGCGCAACGCGGTCTTCGCCAAGGTGCAGGCGCGCGCGGCGCGGCGCGTGGCGCTGAGTGTCTTCGAGCATATGCACGCGCTCTCCATGCGCTTTCACATGGACCGCTCGACCGGGGGGCTGAGCCGCGTGATCGAGCGCGGCACGCGTGGCATCGCCATCGTGCTGAATTTCATGCTGTTCAACATCCTGCCGACGATCGTGGAGATCTTCCTCGTCGCGGCCATCCTGTGGTGGTTTTTCGCGCTGTCCTTCGCGCTGACGGTGCTGATCACGATCGGCGGGTACATCGCCTTCACGCTGATCTTCACCAATTGGCGCCTCGCGTTCCGCCGCGTGATGAACGACACCGACCAGGAGGCCAACACCAAGGCGGTGGACAGCCTGCTGAACTACGAGACGGTGAAATACTTCAACAATGAGCGGCACGAGGCCCGCCGCTACGACGAGAGCCTGACGCGCTATGAGGCCGCCTATGTGCGCTCGGAAACCACGCTCAACATGCTCAATGCCGGCCAGGCGGCGATCATGGCGGCGGGGCTGACCATCGTCATGCTGCTGGCCGGGCGGGGCATCGCGGGCGGCACGATGAGTGTCGGCGATTTCGTCATGGTGAATGCCTATCTCATCCAGCTGTATCTGCCGCTGAACATCCTGGGTTTCGCCTATCGCGAGATCAAGCAGGGCCTGACCGACATGGAGGAGATGTTCCTCCTGCTCGATGTGCCGCGCGAAATCGCCGATGCGCCCAATGCCGCCCCGCTGGTCGTTGCCTCCGGCGCGGTCGCCTTTCGGGACGTGCATTTCGCCTATCGGCCGGACCGCGAGATCCTCAAGGGCATCAGCTTCGAGGTCCCGCCCGGGCGCATGCTGGCCATTGTGGGGCCGACGGGTGCCGGCAAATCCACCATCTCCCGCCTGCTGTTCCGCTTTTATGACGTGACCGGCGGCGCGGTGCTGATTGACGGCCAGGATCTGCGCCAGGTGACGCAGGACAGCCTGCGCCAGGCCATCGGCGTGGTGCCGCAGGATACGGTGCTGTTCAACGACACCATCCGCTACAACATCGCCTATGGCCGGCCTGACGCGACCGAGGAAGAGGTAGTGCAGGCGGCGAAACTCGCCCAGGTGCATGATTTCGTGCTCAAGCTGCCCGATGGCTACAAGACGCGCGTGGGCGAGCGCGGGCTGAAACTCTCGGGCGGCGAGAAGCAGCGCGTGGCGATTGCGCGCACCATCCTCAAGAACCCGCGCATCCTGATCCTGGACGAAGCCACCAGCGCGCTGGATACCCGCACCGAGCAGGAGATCCAGGCCTCCCTGCGCGATGTCTCGCGCGGGCGGACCACGCTGGTCATCGCGCACCGGCTTTCCACCGTGGTGGAGGCGGATGAGATCATGGTGCTGGAGGATGGCCGCATCGCCGAACGCGGCACCCATGGCGCGCTGATCGCGGCCGATGGGCTCTACGCCGAGATGTGGCGGCGCCAATCCGAGGCGGTGGCCGCGGCGGAAGCCGCGGCACTCGCCCAGGCCCAGGCGCAATTCGGCAGCGGATTGAGCGCGCGCAAGGCGGAAGAGGGCGCGCGCGGGTAA
- the cax gene encoding calcium/proton exchanger, with amino-acid sequence MRPLWLFIRQNPLLWLLVFVPAVLLAEHLRPEAATLLFILAVLAIIPLAALLSRATEAVAARTGDTVGGLLNATLGNLTELVIAMTALAAGEYMLVKASIAGAIVTNTLFMLGASLLLGGLRHHTQSFQIAGARLQASQLFLATIALLVPSSVVAFRSDDGGAGLQDLSLLLAVLLIGIYGLGLVFSLRTHREIFQGADHAAVDEDWPISLAMGTLACVTLLVAWVSEIFVGSVQEAAAGMGMSDAFVGFVVVSLVGGAAEMTSAFSAARKNRLDLSIGIALGSASQIALFVAPMLVLASYVIGPSPMDLHFWMGAVIMIMLSTLTALIICGGGRTAWFSGALVLGVYFTFAAALYLVPPGPADRGAASSGSGVTAHR; translated from the coding sequence ATGCGGCCCCTCTGGCTGTTCATCCGACAGAACCCTTTGCTCTGGCTTCTGGTCTTCGTGCCCGCCGTGCTGCTGGCCGAGCATCTCCGGCCCGAGGCGGCGACGCTGCTCTTTATCCTGGCCGTGCTGGCGATCATCCCGCTGGCCGCCTTGCTGAGTCGCGCGACCGAGGCGGTGGCAGCCCGGACCGGCGATACCGTGGGCGGGCTGCTGAACGCCACGCTGGGCAACCTGACTGAGCTGGTGATCGCCATGACCGCCTTGGCGGCGGGCGAGTACATGCTGGTCAAGGCCTCCATCGCCGGCGCCATCGTCACCAACACGCTGTTCATGCTGGGCGCTTCCCTCCTGCTGGGCGGGCTGCGGCACCATACGCAGAGCTTCCAGATCGCCGGCGCCAGGCTGCAGGCCAGCCAGTTGTTCCTCGCCACCATCGCGCTGCTGGTGCCGTCCAGCGTGGTGGCCTTCCGGAGTGACGATGGGGGTGCGGGGCTGCAGGATCTCAGCCTGCTGCTGGCGGTCCTGCTGATCGGCATCTACGGGCTCGGCCTCGTTTTCTCGCTGAGGACGCATCGGGAGATCTTCCAGGGCGCGGATCATGCGGCGGTGGATGAGGATTGGCCCATCAGCCTTGCGATGGGGACCCTGGCCTGCGTGACGCTCCTGGTCGCATGGGTGAGTGAAATCTTCGTGGGCTCGGTCCAGGAAGCGGCGGCAGGCATGGGCATGTCCGATGCCTTTGTCGGCTTCGTGGTCGTGTCGCTGGTGGGCGGGGCCGCGGAAATGACCTCCGCCTTCTCGGCCGCGCGCAAGAACCGGCTGGATCTGAGCATCGGCATCGCGCTGGGCAGCGCCTCGCAGATCGCGCTCTTTGTGGCGCCGATGCTGGTGCTGGCGAGCTACGTCATCGGCCCGAGCCCGATGGATCTGCATTTCTGGATGGGGGCCGTGATCATGATCATGCTCTCCACCCTGACCGCGCTGATCATCTGCGGGGGTGGCCGGACCGCCTGGTTCAGCGGGGCGCTCGTGCTGGGGGTGTATTTCACCTTCGCGGCGGCGCTGTATCTGGTGCCGCCAGGCCCGGCGGATCGCGGGGCGGCGTCATCGGGGTCAGGCGTCACGGCGCATCGCTGA
- the rpmB gene encoding 50S ribosomal protein L28 → MARRCGITGKGVMSGNNVSHANNKTRRRFLPNLQETSFYSDVLAVSIQLRLTTNGIRTIEHNGGIDAFLMTTKPRNLPPEALVLKRRILRAQAKKAAA, encoded by the coding sequence ATGGCTCGCCGCTGCGGCATCACCGGCAAGGGCGTTATGTCTGGCAACAATGTCAGCCACGCGAACAACAAGACCCGCCGGCGCTTCCTGCCCAACCTGCAGGAAACCTCGTTCTACTCGGATGTGCTGGCGGTTTCGATCCAGCTGCGCCTGACGACGAATGGCATCCGCACCATTGAACATAATGGCGGCATTGACGCCTTCCTGATGACCACCAAGCCGCGCAACCTGCCGCCCGAGGCGCTGGTCCTGAAGCGCCGCATCCTGCGCGCCCAGGCCAAGAAGGCCGCGGCCTGA
- a CDS encoding sensor histidine kinase, whose protein sequence is MTIDPLHTLLALLAVVAGLAATLATMRLPRLVAEAARQRDLAEARARSFGLLSRDLNSLGLALLGRAQVLATDARETGRAFEGEARNLLALADAAAEEAAGVVPGRGLNEERFPLAPILREAVAIAGAQLGPGKRHWRIAPAIENLAVTADRRALRGALVQVLGRAARATCEADVIDIRADLRPHAASIVIEDEGVGLAIEDLAPAAHDGAADRSRGLGFGLSLARSLLRAHGGELVIEAAPGIGARAFLSLPPERMAANLG, encoded by the coding sequence ATGACGATAGACCCCCTCCACACACTCCTCGCCCTCCTCGCCGTCGTGGCCGGGCTTGCCGCCACCCTCGCGACGATGCGCCTGCCCCGCCTGGTAGCGGAGGCCGCCAGGCAGCGTGACCTGGCCGAGGCCCGCGCCCGCAGCTTCGGCCTCCTCTCGCGCGATCTTAACAGCCTCGGCCTGGCGCTTCTGGGCCGCGCCCAGGTGCTCGCCACGGATGCGCGGGAGACTGGCCGCGCCTTTGAAGGCGAGGCACGCAATCTGCTCGCCCTGGCCGATGCCGCCGCCGAGGAAGCGGCCGGCGTTGTCCCGGGCCGCGGCCTGAACGAGGAGCGATTCCCCCTCGCTCCCATCCTGCGCGAGGCTGTCGCCATCGCCGGCGCCCAATTGGGGCCGGGCAAGCGGCATTGGCGCATCGCGCCGGCCATCGAGAACCTGGCCGTCACCGCGGATCGGCGGGCGCTGCGCGGCGCTTTGGTCCAGGTCCTGGGCCGCGCCGCCCGCGCCACCTGCGAGGCGGATGTGATTGATATCCGTGCCGATCTGCGGCCGCACGCCGCCTCCATCGTCATCGAGGATGAAGGGGTGGGCCTTGCCATCGAGGATCTGGCGCCCGCCGCGCATGACGGCGCGGCCGATCGCTCGCGCGGGCTGGGCTTCGGCCTCTCACTCGCGCGCTCCCTGCTGCGCGCGCATGGCGGGGAATTGGTGATCGAGGCAGCGCCCGGGATCGGCGCACGGGCATTCCTGTCCCTCCCGCCCGAGCGGATGGCAGCGAATTTGGGGTGA
- a CDS encoding transporter substrate-binding domain-containing protein, whose translation MLPSRRALLAVPALLAGPAWGQEGDGSLTRVARSGVLRVSIGFWAAELLAQENGGTARLRDGFHEGMALLIAERLGIRAALQTEQAPGDGRRGLLAGEVDLLLAPPLTRELLRDVMFCTPHLSLDLVLLGRGQGGSYRDRANLQSQRLATLTVLAPAIAERRTLSDLPDLLPVSDPWLLAQYLLQGLVDGVIVTNVMARLMMRRFPGAGLRAQFALTSSPFGGAVAYGAHDLMRALNQIIEELQLDGSLPSLFRQETGLTLTPPFPS comes from the coding sequence GTGCTCCCAAGCCGACGGGCGCTGCTTGCCGTTCCGGCCCTCCTGGCGGGACCAGCCTGGGGGCAGGAGGGGGATGGCTCCCTTACGCGGGTGGCGCGCAGCGGCGTGTTGCGCGTCAGCATCGGCTTCTGGGCGGCCGAGCTTCTGGCGCAGGAAAATGGCGGTACAGCGCGCCTGCGGGATGGCTTCCATGAGGGCATGGCCCTGCTGATCGCTGAGCGGCTGGGCATCCGCGCGGCTCTCCAGACGGAGCAGGCCCCGGGTGACGGCCGGCGCGGATTGCTCGCGGGGGAGGTAGACCTTCTCCTCGCACCGCCGCTCACCAGGGAGTTATTGCGGGACGTCATGTTCTGCACACCGCATCTTTCACTGGACCTGGTGCTGCTCGGCCGTGGCCAGGGGGGCAGCTATCGCGACCGCGCAAACCTCCAGAGCCAGAGGTTGGCGACGCTCACGGTCCTCGCTCCCGCCATCGCGGAACGGCGAACCCTCAGTGACCTGCCTGACTTGCTGCCCGTCTCCGACCCCTGGCTGCTGGCGCAGTACCTGCTGCAAGGCCTGGTGGATGGCGTCATCGTGACCAATGTGATGGCCCGGTTGATGATGCGCCGCTTTCCCGGCGCCGGGCTGCGCGCTCAATTCGCGCTGACAAGCAGCCCCTTTGGCGGCGCCGTGGCCTATGGCGCCCATGACCTGATGCGGGCGTTGAACCAGATCATCGAGGAGCTCCAGCTGGATGGCAGCCTGCCCAGCTTGTTCCGCCAGGAAACCGGGCTGACCCTCACTCCTCCCTTCCCAAGCTGA
- a CDS encoding extracellular solute-binding protein, producing the protein MSLPPLPAMPRRALLGTGLATALTAPATAQPTDPQTVNFVSWTATESTQAAIREQIATFMTATGLRVAHQHFPWSGYRTALLARMLNEGPADVIWLSDAWLPEFAEAGWVSPINDIPALTRFNPDTRLVCQRGVSFRGQQYGLGYYTDNMCFLYNQRMLERAGFAEPPKTWNEVVQQAQVIRQRGLSASPLGLALAPDPWLIEIISTLVFSFGGAFIGPTGEAVMADQPQTRAALQFLLHMIRHERIVAPDAVKVSEDEMLEAFGQGRHAFAILPSYRLRSLNNPAQFAEAGSFRVALMPNGGDAQRHETCGWVRMYALTSAAASNLQRLRNAVTFLEAFGGRDQTGQYAMAKRLLLYAGLPFCPTPLYTDPEVNDYVTEWSRGSSEILRSQLDSVRNKDTISPWFGNWQALTDPLWPAICLGTLAPEAALGLAAEAWSRLQRTRN; encoded by the coding sequence ATGTCGCTCCCCCCCCTGCCTGCCATGCCGCGCCGCGCCCTTCTCGGCACCGGGCTGGCCACGGCGCTCACCGCCCCCGCGACAGCCCAGCCGACAGATCCGCAGACGGTGAATTTCGTCAGCTGGACAGCCACCGAAAGCACGCAGGCCGCCATCCGGGAGCAGATCGCCACCTTCATGACGGCGACTGGCCTGCGCGTGGCGCATCAGCACTTTCCCTGGAGCGGCTATCGCACGGCCTTGCTCGCGCGGATGCTGAATGAAGGCCCGGCCGATGTGATCTGGCTGTCCGATGCCTGGCTGCCCGAATTCGCCGAGGCCGGCTGGGTAAGCCCGATCAACGACATCCCGGCCCTCACCCGCTTCAACCCGGACACGCGCCTTGTGTGCCAACGCGGCGTGAGCTTCCGCGGGCAGCAATACGGCCTTGGCTACTACACCGACAACATGTGCTTCCTTTACAATCAGCGGATGCTGGAGCGCGCCGGCTTCGCCGAACCGCCAAAAACCTGGAATGAGGTGGTGCAGCAGGCGCAGGTGATCCGGCAGCGCGGCCTTTCCGCATCGCCGCTCGGCCTGGCCCTCGCGCCCGACCCCTGGCTGATCGAAATCATCTCCACCCTGGTTTTCAGCTTCGGCGGAGCATTCATCGGGCCGACAGGCGAAGCGGTGATGGCAGACCAGCCGCAGACCCGCGCGGCGCTGCAATTCCTGCTGCACATGATCCGGCATGAGCGGATCGTGGCGCCCGACGCGGTCAAGGTCAGCGAGGATGAGATGCTGGAGGCTTTCGGCCAGGGCCGGCACGCCTTCGCCATCCTGCCGAGCTACCGTTTGCGCAGCCTGAACAACCCCGCCCAGTTTGCCGAGGCGGGCAGCTTCCGGGTGGCGCTGATGCCCAATGGCGGCGATGCGCAGCGCCATGAAACCTGCGGCTGGGTGCGGATGTATGCGCTCACCTCGGCCGCTGCCTCCAATCTGCAAAGACTGCGCAACGCCGTGACCTTCCTGGAAGCCTTCGGCGGCAGGGACCAGACCGGCCAATACGCCATGGCCAAGCGCCTGCTCCTGTACGCCGGCCTGCCCTTCTGCCCCACGCCGCTCTACACCGACCCTGAGGTGAATGACTACGTGACGGAATGGAGCCGCGGCAGCAGCGAAATCCTGCGCAGCCAGCTGGACTCGGTTCGCAACAAGGACACCATCTCGCCCTGGTTCGGCAATTGGCAGGCCCTGACCGATCCGCTCTGGCCGGCCATTTGCCTGGGCACCCTCGCTCCGGAGGCGGCGCTGGGCCTGGCTGCGGAAGCCTGGTCCCGCCTGCAACGCACGAGGAACTGA
- a CDS encoding transporter substrate-binding domain-containing protein, with the protein MQRRPLTRRTLLAALAGLPLAAARPADAAPDGSLRRVLQAGVLRMGVQIEGTAAASLSAGGVPQGYLPALGRRIASGLGVRAEFVQVPRGEMLDLLVAGRFDLALGGVIAGARAALRSLLSDPIMYFQLLALTPQELVVRGPMDLRGLRIAVLEGRSFAAAIRQAGVVEAGIATVPSWEKAAQALALGEIQVAIVPDHHAVEIQRAAPTMTPRFALGEFRHCCHLNNGEHDLLRALNVLLYLLRQEGELPELHRAFFGRDITVRRTL; encoded by the coding sequence GTGCAGCGCCGCCCCCTGACGCGCCGGACGCTGCTTGCCGCCCTGGCCGGCTTGCCCCTGGCAGCGGCGCGCCCCGCCGATGCGGCACCCGATGGTTCGTTGCGGCGGGTGCTGCAAGCCGGTGTGCTGCGGATGGGCGTGCAGATCGAGGGCACCGCGGCGGCCAGCCTCTCTGCGGGTGGCGTGCCGCAGGGCTATCTGCCCGCCCTGGGGCGGCGCATCGCCTCGGGCCTGGGCGTCCGGGCGGAGTTCGTGCAGGTGCCACGCGGCGAGATGCTGGATCTGCTGGTGGCAGGTCGTTTCGATCTGGCCTTGGGCGGCGTCATTGCCGGGGCCCGGGCCGCGCTACGCAGCCTGCTGAGTGATCCCATCATGTATTTCCAGCTCCTCGCGCTGACCCCGCAAGAGCTGGTTGTCAGGGGGCCGATGGATTTGCGCGGGCTGCGCATCGCCGTGCTGGAGGGGCGCTCCTTTGCCGCGGCGATCCGGCAGGCCGGGGTGGTGGAGGCTGGCATCGCCACCGTGCCCAGCTGGGAAAAGGCGGCTCAGGCCCTGGCCCTGGGCGAAATTCAGGTCGCCATCGTCCCTGACCACCACGCGGTCGAAATCCAGCGCGCCGCGCCAACCATGACGCCGCGCTTCGCTCTCGGGGAGTTCCGGCATTGCTGCCACCTGAACAACGGGGAGCATGATCTGCTGCGCGCCCTGAACGTCCTCCTCTATCTGCTCCGGCAGGAGGGGGAGTTGCCCGAACTGCACCGCGCCTTTTTTGGCCGCGACATCACCGTGCGGCGGACGCTGTGA